One genomic segment of Brassica napus cultivar Da-Ae chromosome A3, Da-Ae, whole genome shotgun sequence includes these proteins:
- the LOC106392865 gene encoding histone H4: protein MFLYKPLILLSDLHIENTQANLNLKLSEKRKMSGRGKGGKGLGKGGAKRHRKVLRDNIQGITKPAIRRLARRGGVKRISGLIYEETRGVLKIFLENVIRDAVTYTEHARRKTVTAMDVVYALKRQGRTLYGFGG from the coding sequence ATGTTCCTATATAAACCTCTCATCCTCCTCTCAGATCTACACATCGAAAACACACAAGCGAATCTCAATTTAAAACTTTCCGAGAAAAGAAAAATGTCTGGGCGAGGAAAAGGAGGAAAGGGATTGGGAAAGGGAGGAGCCAAGAGGCACAGGAAGGTCCTCCGTGACAACATCCAGGGCATCACGAAGCCTGCGATTCGTCGTTTAGCTAGAAGAGGTGGCGTGAAGCGTATCAGCGGTTTGATCTACGAGGAGACTCGCGGTGTTCTCAAGATCTTTCTCGAGAATGTGATTCGTGATGCCGTTACTTACACTGAGCACGCTAGGAGGAAGACGGTGACGGCGATGGATGTTGTCTACGCGTTGAAGAGGCAGGGACGAACTTTATATGGATTCGGCGGTTGA
- the LOC106392875 gene encoding RING-H2 finger protein ATL33-like: protein MFNDTTTFGSGAEAVVPTPSTTIPTTVFPGTTITSNSTFIIIGPPPPFPAPPRSINFTPLILIFAVVAIIAVPAFVYALFFTFPCSSRRRNSTSSRRRSSSFSDDHVTVDITSPNTTDRDSSTAAAPDSGVKFKKDTHSKEIGNECTVCLSVFGDGEEIRRLSACKHAFHVSCIETWLKDHPNCPICRADVPVKQTEANVNGNGNVNRSGGGNRRVSATNRDDDWRQGLPDASSLV, encoded by the coding sequence ATGTTCAATGATACCACCACCTTCGGCTCCGGCGCCGAAGCCGTCGTCCCTACTCCCTCTACCACAATTCCCACCACCGTCTTCCCCGGCACCACCATCACTTCCAACTCCACCTTCATCATCATCGGACCTCCTCCACCGTTCCCGGCGCCTCCTCGGAGCATCAACTTCACTCCTCTCATACTAATCTTCGCCGTCGTAGCAATCATCGCCGTTCCCGCCTTCGTATACGCTCTTTTCTTCACTTTCCCATGTTCTTCCCGCCGCCGCAACTCCACCTCCTCCCGCCGTCGCAGCAGCTCTTTCTCCGACGATCATGTCACCGTGGATATCACATCACCGAACACAACCGATAGAGACTCCTCGACCGCCGCCGCGCCTGATTCCGGCGTGAAATTCAAGAAAGATACTCATTCCAAAGAGATCGGGAATGAGTGCACCGTGTGTCTGTCGGTGTTCGGCGACGGCGAAGAGATCCGGCGACTGAGCGCGTGTAAGCACGCGTTTCACGTGTCGTGTATCGAGACGTGGCTCAAAGATCATCCCAACTGTCCCATATGCCGAGCAGACGTCCCCGTTAAACAGACAGAAGCAAACGTTAACGGTAACGGTAACGTGAATCGCAGCGGTGGCGGTAACCGTCGAGTTTCTGCGACCAATAGAGATGATGATTGGCGTCAAGGTCTACCTGATGCTTCTAGTTTAgtttga